The segment ATGTCACCCTTCTGCACCGTTGCAAGTACCAAGCAGCTTAGAAtcattctttttctcaaaaaataaaaaatggttgCCAACGGCTAGCCAAGGGAGAGGactatatgaaaagaaaaaagagaaacaagaaaactcggggtggggggtggggggtgggttaGGGGAGAAATCAAAGGGAAATCCTAAGCATTAGTAAGATGCATGCCTTTAGTTGAATTAGGGCATACAACACAATTATGAAAGATTTTGTTTCTCACCTCAAAATGTAATGGTATTCTAGATATGTTCAATAGAACGTGTCGAAGGAGATTATCTTCTTTTATTCCTCTCCTACCGCAGATATGATGAATTATTAAATTGAAATCCAACTTTTCAAAATTGTCACAACAAGATTTGTCTTTAATTCTTTGTCAAAATGAAGAATAACTCTAGATCCACCTTAattatgaagatttttttttgggtaaaggcTACCTTTGTTATTCGGGTTGCTTCTTTTAGGTTTTGTGGAAATTGGTCCCCCGGTAAAAATTCCAAGATATTTAGAccccataaaaaaatacatttcaTTGTTTTGGGGGGAACAAAATACATTCAAAGGAGAAATAGAGACAAACTACAAGACATAGTGACAGATGGCTCAGGGAAGATTCCCAACTCAAACCCAATCAAAACACTACTGAAAGGGGATacatcgaattttttttttttgggagtgggggtggtgggggtgtTAACAACACCGAAAACATGATACATCCGAGAACGATTCTTACTAGCCGAATTGATGCTTTTGTGATTCCAGTCCCAAATCGAAATTGATTACTAATCGATTCGACTTAATTTGCTCCTAAAAATTTTCCATCAGACTGTAGAATAATTCCACATCCCCCACAGAGCAATCAGCTAAAAAATCTGTAAATTTCACCATTGAAAATAATGTGGTAGTCTATCAAAtttgacaaaaacaaaaaggtgaCTAGAGATGAGAGAATGAAGGGATAAGCGATAGAAAACGCaaggataaaaaatttacatctcTCATTTCAATCATTGTCCCACTCTTTCTCATTGTCTCGGAACATATGTATTGATAAGTAATATTATAATAttgaggaaatatcactcccttCTCTTGAATTATGGCGAAATATCAACTTGCTCCTACACTTTTTGAAAATTATCACTCACCTCCCTTTAAACATAAAGATTCTATAACATCCCCAACAATTTGAAATGACTAAGTCAGCCAGGATTTTTTCTTAATACCTAAACTATcctcataaatgtaaaatacCCATTAGATACCCTCTATGAACTAAACCCCTCTTCTCCGTACTTGCCGATCAAAACATGCTCTTTACTGGCCAGCCCTCTTTCTCTCTACATCTCCTTTTGCGTTCCATGAAGCTTCGATAAAGATCAAAGAAATATGACGAATTATACTTTCCCTAACatgaaagaaaacataaatttGGAGGGTTCATGTCCCTCTCTAACTTAAACTACTAAGGGGATTTCAGATAATTACCCCAAGGCCCAAACACACAGcagattccaaaaaaaaatgaaaaaaagtttATATTTCTTCAATCCAACGGCGAACGCAAGTGTCACGGTAACAATCCAAGAAGCAACGTATTCACAGGATGCCTCTGGTGGTAATAATAAAGAGGACAGAAGAGTGTAACAATTCAAAATagcagaaaagaaagaaataagaagataAGGAAgataaaatccaaaataaaatgaacaatCTTGAGAACTAGAAAGAGAGATCATACTTATGAAAGGTAAGATAATCAGATCAATACAAAGTGCCAAGCCAGGCGTCGTAGTGACAAAGAATTGTGAAATTGGATGGGAAGGGGGGTGTTTAGTTCATAGAGGGTATAATGGGTATTTTACATGTGTAAGGGTAGTTTATgtattatgaaaaaaatctaGCTGATTTAACAACCATTTCAAACGTTTGGGGGAAGTTAGATAGAATCTGTGTCTAGAGGGAagtgagtgatattttttaaaaagtgCAATGACAAATTGATATTTCGCCATATATAGTTCAAGGGAAGGGAGTGATATTTCCACTCTGATATTTATTTAGTGTTTCGACTGTTATCAAATGTGCAAGTTCCTTTATCCCAGGTTTCAAGTTTTAATCATTTGAAGGAGGTTGAAGGAAGAAGCTACTTACGTATGATTACGGGAACTCGACTGTGTTGCAAAATGTTTGTACTCAAATGAAGGCACCTATTTTCTTGGTGGAAAAACAAATTACCGGTGTATCTTTTTAAAAAGACCTGATTGGCCTTCTTTGTATTAATACCGTGCAAGATTTGGTTGAAGAGGAACCAAAGAAGGTTTGAATACACATTATGAGGGTGGAGTATGGTGGTGaaatctattataaataaatgataTCTAAGATTTTTCGTTGCTGTCTCTGGTTCAAGTGAGATTTGTCCATGAGCTGATTATCTCAGAAATTAAGGCTGTTTATCATTAAGTATTAAACCCTCCTCTCAACAACAATTGCCTAGCGTAATTGGTAAGCTGTGATGCGTAAAAAACCCATGTTCACCAGAAGGTCTCAAATTACAGAGATTTTTTAGCGTtttttgaaaggatcaagataGTGATGAGTATGGACTTGAATCGAGTATGGGTGGAATGCGATTCTCTATCGGTTGTTCAATGTTTCAAAAAAGAATCAATCATCCCTTGGTGCTTTGCACAAAAGTGACTGTGCTCTAAGGGATATCTGGATGGAATTACTTTCTATCTCTCATTGTTTTCATGAAGCGAAATACAATGGCGGATAACTTCGCAAAACATGGTGCAACGTCAAAAAGTTCTTATGCTTGGAAAATCCCCACTGTTTTCTCTTTCCCAATCATCGGCAGGGGGATGCTCAAGTGAGATCAGGGTGCAGATTTAGCTAAGAGTTCTCTCCTGATGGCCATGCAGATATAGTCTGTttgcaattttaatttttgggccTTTGGCCTAATTTTGTATCCTTTCCTTCTGTTTTTGTTAATAAAGTTCTTCCTTCATTCTAGCAAAAACAGGGAACATATTGAAAACACCCTAAAAAGAGAGACATAATAAAGGAAAGAATTAGAATTTATTGAGGTAATTAACAGCTCTTAGGGGTAGCAGTTTGTAACTAGAGCTAAGCATAATTAAGATGAAGCAAAAGGTTGTTTTGCCACCGTTGTGCTGTTGCAGTAAAGAATAAAGTGGCTTGAAGCTTTCAAGGTTTTCCACCACCACCAAGAGCAGCAGCTGCAGAAGCAGCACCGAGGCCACCGCCATTGCGAAATCCAACACCAAAACCACCACCCATCCCTATACCGAACCCCATTCCAATACCAAAGCCTCCACCAATTCCATTGCCAGCTCCATTAACGCCACCAGCTCCTCCACCTGCACCGCTTCCCCCACCTCCTCCATATCCCTCACCATGACCCGACCCTTCACCACCACCACTTCCTCCACCTCCGCCCCCGCCTCCTCCTccgcctcctcctcctccactatcaccaccaccacctgctcctcctcctcctacgCCGATTCCAGAGCCAGCTCCGTGACCAGATCCTCCACCTACACCcgcaccgccaccgccacctcCACCCTCACCAAACCCTCCACCACCTCCCACGTCAACTCCACCACCACCGACTCCCACACCATATCCTCCACCACGACCGTACCCttcacccctacccctacccccacccccaccatcaccttctccacctcctcctccaccaccgCTACCACTAGCCTCGCCTCCACTACCTTCACCACCACCGGCACCGTACCCACTACCGTGACCAAACCCTTGACCTGCACCGTAACCTCCACCACCGCCGCCACCAtaacctccaccacctcctaTGTTTCCAGCTCCACCCCCAACACCAGCACCAGCTCCAGCTCCAAATCCTTCCCCGTGGCCAGAACCACCTTCTCCTGCAccttcaccaccaccaccacctcctcctcctcctgcaCCCCCACTGTCACCACCTtcttcaccaccaccaccacctcctccgcTGGAACCGCTACCTCCTACACCAACTCCAGCTCCAAAACCATCTCCATGCCCAGAACCTCCACCTCCACTACCACGACCGccacctcctccacctccaaagtcaccaccaccaccacttagGCCTCGTCCGCATACCCGCCATCCCCTGAGTAGACAATAATCACTCATGAAGGGCTTCTGATCAGTCTCACCGTCCGAATGACTAACGACTAACAAGCTGAAAGCAATGCTGAGCCAGAACAACAAGAGAGACACCCATTCTTGTTTTGCAGAGACCCCCATTTGGGAATCGTGCAGTGGCAGTACGTGAAGCAGGGGCGGCAGGATTTAATTCTGAAGCTCGCTCAATATGCGAGCTTGCCGTCCTGCCCTACAACTGCATCTGGAGTCAAGCTCTACTCCTTACTCCTTATATAGCCATTCGCTTGGCACCTAACAATGATTTAAGCAAATTAGAATTAGGTGTGCGATGCATGTTCGTAATTTTGACAAGAATGGCTAGAATGGAAATACAAAACATGTGTTCTTGAGGAAAAGGCCCAAGGGTCCCCCCACTCTAAAGTGAAAAAGGTGCCAAAAGAAGTGTCACGTAATCTGGATGGTCAACCCTAGTGAGGCTTCTCTATCCCAATAATACATATAAAgaattagaaattaaatttaaaagctTGTAAGAGTACAGATACGACCATTCCATGGTGGAGTGGTTGGTCGTCCCTTGGTTGTTCCTTTGTTggccttctccttctctttgtttttcttttgttttaccaTTGTGGCTCTTTAGCATTGTTGGAGCGTCTCATTattgtctctttttttctcttcttttcttaataTAAATGAtctttttgagagaaaaaaaaagaatgaaatcgGATAGTAAAAGTATGCAGGGAATTTTTAGTAATTCATATCATAGAATACGTGCATTTAATATAAACATAGAGATTCATATGAACATGCAATTCAACAGTGACGTGTGTTGAGGTATACCTGAATCGATGGTAGAAGAAGAGTATTACCTCAACAACCGGTCTCCTCTTGTTTGATGGCCATTggtcttgtttattttttttcttcttttcgaACATAGGGTTTATTCATTGTATATTTAATGGGTCAATGTCGATAATATATAGAGTGAGGGTAATGAACAATCTTGcaatagaaaacaaaatctCTTTTATCATTGAAAGAGATTAGATTTAGATCTACACATAAGCATTATATTCATAATGATTAAAGTATGTTAAATAAAGTCTAATATCCTACTATGGGATCACTTTTCGCTATTGCACTTAACTTGCTCCAACAACTTTATACTTCAGTAATCCGATTTTATGAAAACAAATCAAGGATTATATCAACCCACCAAAAAGAGAATCTTATATCGCGTACACATGATAAGCGAGAAGCTTTTGTTAGTGTTGAGCATCTATCATATCCCAACATGCTTCCCTTCCTAAATTTTTGTAGTCTGTTGAGTTTTCACGATTAACTTTTTAGTTGTAACAAGGAATTTAATAATGGAAACTGGAGAATCCTCTTCGCTATTATGCTTTCATGCCCACTGTGGTTGTGATAAAGCTATTACAGAACCTACCTTGGAGGAATTTTCTGAAACTGGAAGAGAATCTTTATACATGATTGTCATCAAAATAATGTAATTTCTAGAAATTACAGGAAGTAAATAGAAAAAAACATTATTACGAACAACAAAAAGTTTAACTGTATATGGTGTGATCATATTTGCATTAATGCACTAGATTCCATCAGAACTCTATAGTTAAGTGTTTTTGAGCGAGAGCAGTATTACGATGGGTGATCTTCCGGAAAGTCCTCATGTTGCACCCCTAcaaaaaatttatcaaaattaataaataaataaataacagaaaagTTTAAATGGACAGCTATCAAGGAAGGAACTTGCTTCATCACCCACTTATTAGTTGTGTTTGGTGAAAAGGGATATGGTAATTCTGAAGCCGAAATACTTTTATTGTGTTTAAGTATTAACTAATTTTAGAttaatttgatttcattttatgggaaaaagaatgctatctGCAAGTGTGTGTCTAGAAGGTGCAAAAAGACTATATTACCCCACTCTAAAGATGTTTGTACACTGCCTCCTATTGATCGAGTCTATTGAAATGTATATGCACCAACGAGTAATGTTCTCCTGCCCCTCATTTATTTTATACCTATTTACTTAAATATTAATACCCATAACATGACAGAATAATTTTAATGGTCCCTAGTTAAAAACTAGTTTGAAACTTGGAAGTATCATCAGCAACAGGAGATATATATGCTCCCTTCGTGGGACTCGGCATGTGAACAGCACTGAACGGTGGGGCTATCAACAAGGATTTGGTCatttagaaaggaaaaaataaaggggGTTATCATTTGGCCACATTAGCATCACATAAGTGACTTAATTAATGTGAAATTTTCTAAATGGTGGAATATATGTGGAAGTGGATTCCAGTCCACCAGTGACAACTATGGGAATCATGTCTGGCATCAACCTTTGATGAGCTTAGGTCACCTTCAATCACATAATAAACAGTTTTTGAACCTaagatattttctaaaattttttctaaaattttttaaataagatttattttttgaaaaaaagattGCTACATTGCTTTTGTACAAATTATTTTATACCTTTCTCACATAATAAATAATGGAGCCTACATTgatattctctctcttattctgaTTACATGACTCTATATGGATAATATAATTTTTGAACCCCTCATTTTTGACTTTATATGGACTATCAACAAGGATTTGATCATttacaaaggaaaaaataaaggggGTTATCATTTAGCCACATTAGCATCACATAAGTGAATTAATTAATGTGAAATTTTCTAAATGGTGGAATATATGTGGAAGTGGATTCCAGTCCACCAGTGACAACTATGGGAATCATGTCTGGCATCAACCTTTGATGAGCTTAGGTCACCTTCAATCACATAATAAACAGTTTTTGAACCTaagatattttctaaaattttttaaataagatttattttttgaaaaaaagattGCAACATTGCTTTTGTACAAATTATTTTATACTTTTCTCACATAATAAATAATGGAGTCTACACTgatattctctctcttattctgaTTACATGACTCTATATGGATAATATCATTTTTAACCCCTCATTGGTTTTATGTTAAAATTCTTTCTTACACTACCGTTGTAGAATCAAAACCCTCCCTCTCCTTTTTATctcttataaaatataaataaaaaaaaatattagggtAAGAGAATGCTATCGGCTTGCATGTCCACTGCACCTGTGTGCAGAACAATGGGAGGTCATGTGGAGACATCTTCAACGCATGGTGTGGAGGGCAGTGCAGTCTTTTTGATCCCACTGTGTCCAGGCATAGACACACGCAAATGGATAGCtttctttttatgaaaatattatTGTCAGAAGGCATGAAGAATGCTGTTGGTTTAGAGAATCCTTTCTCCACCATTAGATATTGGGAAAAATATCAGAGCCTAGAGGTTATTTTCTAGCGCCAAATCTCAACTTACACATTAATCAAATGTAGTAGTGACAGATATGTTAattatttttaacaaaaaaaaaaaaaaactatgtatCAATTAATTATGTACTACAACCTTGTTTATCATGAAGAACTAATTAGGCACCATCAATTAAGCACTCAAATCTCACACTCTAGTTATCGAGTAGAGGAACAAGAGCAtaagcaagtttttttttttaatcaatctaATAAAGGGTCGCAGTTGAGATAGTGGTATAATCTTTCCcataaaatttcttcttttggtaaTAATGTTCCcattaaatagaaagaaaaagagtcaTTAGGAGAATGTGGGACAGGGGAGGCATAAGATGAAGTTTAATGGGCTGATATGTGTTGTGTCCCCTCATTATACATTTCAAAAATCCTATTAATGTGTCCCATGGACAACTAAATCAAGAAATTAACTTAAAATGGTGGATCAACTACAAGTCTTGATTTTCatatctcttatttttttttatttttgttaatttatgtgttttttagagttttgaaaattaatttatGTGCAAAAGATCGTTGTTTGGTCATGTGGCTCTTGTGCTAGTGCACGGGCCAATGATAGTACAAATACTTACGACCACCCACTGTGTTTGGGAGTAAGGGTGCATGACTGGGCACAATCATTTtcccttaatttatttttaaaacattGTAAGTGATCATATATGTTgaatttcttctccaaattaATTTGCAACGTAAACAACATGAATTGAAGTAAATGCAGGGTTGGTTCCTAGCCAAAAATTGTCTCCATAGGACGTACCAGCCTTCTTTATATTTTTCGGGACAAGATTTCACTTTCTGGTCACATGGCCCCTTTACCAGTGTAGGAGTCAATGAGAGTTCTTAAGGACATCAAcatgaattgatttttttttttttaatcttaaaaaGTGTAGAACAGTAATTTCAAACGCCTTTGTGTCTGAATTCATGGGCCACACGAGCAGGAAGatttctctccttccctccctttatttatttatttattaatatttttatggacaaatttttccttcatctttgtaaaaaagaagaattctTTCACCGCTTGTGATTTTACTTGGATGTTAAAATCTTGTATCATCAAAAACTCCCACCCTCTATTCCTTCCCTGTTTCAATTAATCAGATGGGACTATGATGAGTATGATGAGGGGATTCCTCCGTCATGATGGGTAATCAAGGAAAACTAGTTCCTATTTTTAATCCACCATCCAAGCTACTTGAATATACATCATGAAAACAAGTTAACTCTTTCCTTACCTATAAGCCCATGATTGTTGGAACCTAAAAACTTAGGTAGGTCCCAAATGTGATGAAAATGTTTCATCACTATTTTCTACACGTGATCCATTTTCAGGCCCATCTAGAATATTCATATGGCATTTTAGAAATTTAACGAGTTAGAAAAATCCAAGAAGTGAAAAAACTGAACTCAAAACAATTCAATGGGAATCATtgaaaaattaaatacaaataaaaatatacataagaaaataataataaatgaggcAACTACTCGAAGTATGACCAAGGTTCATGAATAATTCGAGACCAAGGTATAAATGCGCTGAATTTCCCTTATCactaaataatatattataactTTGAAGTTGACCAAGaaaaaattggagaaaattttcctccaATCTGGGTGAAGGAAACACCCACGACCTGACAGCCACAGTTACTCCCCCTATGATGAAAGGTTGAAGATGCCCTCCCCCTCGTTGTGATCCCCATCCCATCTCCTTCAATATTCACGATGAAGGAATACCTCATTGCTCCCCCAGTTAATTTTGATGTTTCCATTTTGGCTTTGTTTTCTCCTCCCCTATAGTTTTGTTGTATTTATCCCTCTTTTGGTAATGTTTTATCCCCCATTGGATtttgacgtatctttctcattttttggttgttttagattttttttattttttattttttattttgtccatgttttcttttggtttgccGCTCTGgaatttatttaataaattatttattcacccttatatatatttatatatatcttCAATTAATGTAACCCAAATTTAATGATGGCACTCTCCAATGTGAGTTAAGGAAACACCCATCCATAATCTAACAATCATAATACACCCCGATAGGATTAAAGGTCGATGATGCCATTTAATGGCCACAATGAAGAAATATCTCTCGCTGTGAGTAAAGGGAAATTGTCCTCCAAATATTNNNNNNNNNNNNNNNNNNNNNNNNNNNNNNNNNNNNNNNNNNNNNNNNNNNNNNNNNNNNNNNNNNNNNNNNNNNNNNNNNNNNNNNNNNNNNNNNNNNNNNNNNNNNNNNNNNNNNNNNNNNNNNNNNNNNNNNNNNNNNNNNNNNNNNNNNNNNNNNNNNNNNNNNNNNNNNNNNNNNNNNNNNNNNtaaaaaaaaaaaaaaaaaattgatttgaaaagaaagaaaaaaataacataatttACCCTATGTTTAAATGCACACTAGAGAAGGTGAGATTCGCATAATTAATCAAGGTAGCTTTCATAAatgttaaaaagaaaagataatcaGCTCCTGATTTTAGAAAGACAATTTAAAGTTCACGAAGATGGTCCACCAATATTTAGCTATGTGAATGATTTGGTTGTAGAAATTTAATCCCTAAGTTGCACATCCTATGATTTAATATCAAATTTCATCTCATCAATATATGTCTATGCATGCACCCTTGTATTGTTTCTATTATCCATATGTGTCAATACACCTTCTTTTAGTCACTAGATGTTTAAGTTTCACTTCGATAATTAACAAATTTTGTTTGAACTAAATCTCAGTGTGAAGGTAGAGGAGCTCagctatcaaaaaaaaaaaaaaacttcgaAGATAAAGAGCACATACAGATACCATTTGCTCATCAATGGAGCTATTTCTTATCAAGCGAAAGTTTTCAATTAGATGGACACAACTTTGGAGTACATTACTAATAAATCAAACGATGGAAAAGTCATACAAACCACATCTAAGAACACCATTGTTACCACACAGAACGATAGAAGAACGTAAATAGAGTCATTTTTAGAAatttagagatagagagagaaacattTCTATTGTAACGTCAGGAAGCCAGCTTTGTTTTTGCTCAAGGAAGTCCACCTCCAAGTCCTCCGCCAGCTCCACCACCAAACCCAGCTCCTGCACCACCCCCAAGTCCACCAcctgcaccaccaccaccaccaaagcctccaccaccaccagcaCCTCCTCCAAGTCCAGCTCCATCCCCAGCACCTCCACCAGCACCACCTCCAAATCCTCCCCCAGCACCACCACCAAgcccaccaccacctccaccaccgaaccctccaccgccaccaccaccaagtCCACCACCGCTCCCTAAACCAGCACCACC is part of the Macadamia integrifolia cultivar HAES 741 unplaced genomic scaffold, SCU_Mint_v3 scaffold2031, whole genome shotgun sequence genome and harbors:
- the LOC122065475 gene encoding glycine-rich cell wall structural protein 1-like; the encoded protein is MGVSAKQEWVSLLLFWLSIAFSLLVVSHSDGETDQKPFMSDYCLLRGWRVCGRGLSGGGGDFGGGGGGGRGSGGGGSGHGDGFGAGVGVGGSGSSGGGGGGGEEGGDSGGAGGGGGGGGGEGAGEGGSGHGEGFGAGAGAGVGGGAGNIGGGGGYGGGGGGGYGAGQGFGHGSGYGAGGGEGGGAGGVNGAGNGIGGGFGIGMGFGIGMGGGFGVGFRNGGGLGAASAAAALGGGGKP
- the LOC122065478 gene encoding glycine-rich protein 23-like, which codes for MTTRFILFFLLGALVCTTHARKLVNQFEEEKNFFHHGGVGGGGGFGGGGGGGFGGGAGAGGGAGFGGGAGLGSGGGLGGGGGGGFGGGGGGGLGGGAGGGFGGGAGGGAGDGAGLGGGAGGGGGFGGGGGAGGGLGGGAGAGFGGGAGGGLGGGLP